The following coding sequences are from one Neurospora crassa OR74A linkage group I, whole genome shotgun sequence window:
- a CDS encoding prolyl-tRNA synthetase has protein sequence MLPRSIPRLSKVWIPSGGFAVPGVEDAHSKLVRAGFLRQSHAGIFHMLPLGKRVQDKVERLVAKHMEESLAASRVSLSSISSEALWERSGRLPNIAPELFRFPDRKGSAYLLSPTHEEEITYLVAQTVRSYKDLPLRLYQITRKFRDELRPRHGLLRGREFIMKDLYTFDTDLTSALDTYEKVRAAYSRIFNDMKLPVLAAKASSGDMGGDLSHEYHLPSPFGEDNIITCGSCDYIINEEIATTKVAHEICQADHVGVWRAITKDRSTLVNVWYPTRTIRTNTGQVREYTNSDINIYAIKPLVPDLDASVSDATEFWAAATEGPDATAKQLVNLFDSRLPPSFSDSSKGSASLPMWPDTVKSGASTLHVQCHGSSTNGGKPLNFLRIRKGDNCPQCSSGTLNVQKAMELGHTFHLGTRYSQPLGAKISLPPPSSSEAKPSTGDSGTSKTVSMQMGCHGIGISRVIGAVAEHLADDKGLNWPVAIAPYTCIVVFAEDNYDDAVEVYKRILNGIGDQDERLDIILDDRQKSLPWKLKDADLIGAPVIVVLGREWRIARRVEVQCRRLNINEVIDVNNLPSFIAELHLRL, from the exons ATGCTGCCGCGTTCCATCCCCCGCCTTTCAAAGGTTTGGATACCTAGCGGAGGCTTTGCTGTTCCGGGGGTTGAAGATGCCCATTCAAAGCTCGTTCGCGCTGGCTTTCTTCGTCAGTCTCACGCCGGCATCTTCCACATGCTGCCTCTCGGGAAAAGGGTACAGGATAAGGTAGAACGACTGGTCGCAAAGCACATGGAGGAGTCGCTAG CGGCCTCTAGAGTATCGCTGTCTTCCATTTCAAGCGAAGCTCTGTGGGAGCGCAGCGGACGACTGCCGAATATTGCACCCGAG CTTTTCCGATTCCCGGATCGCAAAGGCAGTGCCTATCTATTATCTCCCACTCATGAGGAAGAGATTACCTATCTGGTCGCGCAGACCGTCAGGTCGTACAAGGATCTCCCTCTCCGACTCTACCAGATTACTCGCAAGTTTCGGGATGAGTTACGCCCACGTCACGGGCTTCTTCGTGGGCGCGAGTTTATCATGAAAGACCTTTACACCTTCGACACAGATCTAACGTCTGCTTTGGACACTTACGAGAAAGTCCGAGCCGCTTACTCACGCATCTTCAACGACATGAAGCTCCCAGTCCTGGCGGCAAAAGCTAGTTCTGGTGACATGGGCGGCGACCTGAGCCATGAGTATCACTTGCCCTCACCCTTCGGGGAGGATAATATCATCACTTGTGGAAGTTGTGACTACATTATCAACGAGGAAATAGCGACTACCAAAGTTGCACATGAGATCTGCCAAGCTGATCATGTTGGGGTTTGGCGGGCTATTACCAAAGACCGTTCTACACTCGTCAACGTCTGGTATCCCACGAGAACGATCAGGACGAATACCGGTCAAGTGCGCGAGTACACAAACTCTGATATCAACATATATGCGATCAAACCTCTTGTACCAGACTTAGATGCTTCAGTTTCGGACGCCACGGAATTCTGGGCAGCGGCGACAGAAGGCCCGGACGCCACAGCAAAACAACTGGTGAATCTCTTCGACAGCAGACTTCCACCGTCGTTCTCGGACAGTTCGAAAGGCAGCGCATCACTGCCTATGTGGCCGGACACTGTCAAATCAGGAGCATCCACATTGCATGTTCAGTGTCACGGATCTTCCACTAACGGCGGAAAACCTTTGAATTTTCTTCGGATCCGCAAGGGGGATAATTGCCCACAATGCTCCTCCGGAACTTTGAATGTCCAGAAGGCGATGGAGTTGGGCCACACGTTTCACTTGGGCACTCGGTATTCGCAACCATTGGGCGCAAAGATATCGTTGCCGCCTCCCAGTTCGAGCGAGGCAAAACCTTCGACAGGGGATAGCGGCACTTCAAAAACAGTGAGCATGCAAATGGGCTGCCACGGAATAGGGATTTCGCGTGTCATTGGCGCCGTGGCTGAACACCTAGCTGATGATAAAGGTTTGAATTGGCCTGTCGCCATTGCCCCATATACCTGTATCGTCGTCTTTGCTGAAGACAACTACGACGATGCTGTAGAGGTCTACAAGCGCATTCTTAACGGCATCGGAGACCAGGATGAGCGGCTAGACATCATTCTCGATGATCGCCAAAAATCATTGCCTTGGAAGCTTAAGGACGCGGACCTTATTGGTGCGCCGGTAATTGTTGTTCTCGGTCGAGAGTGGCGCATAGCGCGTCGGGTCGAGGTTCAGTGTCGGAGGCTTAATATCAATGAGGTTATCGATGTGAATAATTTGCCGTCCTTTATAGCCGAGCTACATTTGAGACTCTAG
- a CDS encoding CCAAT-box-binding transcription factor, producing MIQAFFFPTLPRRWFILHHQQPTSRHIVPARCPLISATTDLGDMGSSKSPRQRKRKGMGPAFDEAAALAQLTEKIDQTLAGVGTDQHASPNRKRPNTTADDRDAKRRQKSLLGTEEGQEDRSSKDQSHNATKEVLLEEILALGGDEDDLELVANVDSDNEEGPGMKSASAPEKSLDKSFHEELTKFALSLGFQNIPREDDLESVSSENPVDEEQDEEDDEEEDDDAEQTKQDDSQDQEQPLAISATVKSESTTTTAQDTLRGKKGKNKLGFEPRPDWHALDLEGLPAFTPSADVRQYSSAIANLKAYADALLKEDAARYNALQASSSTQKFMSTIMSSGTLSDKVSALTLSIQESPLHNQKAFETLIGLAGKKSRSQALAALGALVDLLGNGTVLPSNRRLRPFNMQPALLAALQDQAVLHWVQGQKLPAKLTDSYLMMWAYEDWLKAAYFRIVQLLEIWSTDQIEHSRMRALEFVFTLLRDKPEQEANLLRLLVNKLGDRERKIASRASYLLLQLLNIHPAMKSIVISTVEQEVLLKPGQGLRTKYYAIITLNQTILSTKEPAIANTLLRIYFEAFLSLLKTGSLGNLEALNSEDKSGGSNRKAKKGKRNHTEASANEQDTTQKLVSALLTGVNRAVPFTTADDETMEKHLDTLFRITHSSNFNTSVQALMLIQQLAVTKHLAVDRFYRTLYESLLDPRLITSSKQALYMNLLFRALKNDADVRRVKAFVKRLVQVLNLHQPSFACGVLYLISELENMFPDLHSLLTVPEENEDDGVEAYKDVNDDAALQRSLLREDAPTSRRATGYDGRKRNPEHSNAHRSCLWELAPLLSHFHPSVHVYASNLLVRQKGLPKPDLANHSLMHFLDKFVYRNPKITETKRGSSIMQPVLATGGASQTVVSSKDGAKKQPSVNSASFWNLKPGQVSAEDVFFHEYFARIGKPGDMAKSKKASKENSGLDGEEQEEEGEDEIWEALVNSRPEVEGELDEDESDLGMDGYDDSDEEMDTVGFDMDGPREDFEGSDSDVPFEGIFDDSDDSEEEAVVDESAGEEDASTAKKKGRLSRKEMRGLPTFASADDYAEMLAGEDGMADD from the exons ATGATCCaagcatttttttttccaaccCTTCCTCGTAGATGGTTTATTTTGCATCACCAACAGCCAACCTCGAGACACATTGTGCCGGCCCGCTGTCCATTGATTTCGGCAACGACGGATTTAGGAGATATGGGCTCATCCAAGTCACCGAggcaaagaaagaggaaaggcaTGGGGCCGGCTTTCGacgaagcagcagcacttGCTCAACTGACCGAAAAGATCGACCAAACTCTCGCTGGCGTCGGCACTGACCAACACGCGTCACCAAATCGCAAGAGACCGAACACCACAGCTGATGATCGAGATGCAAAGAGGCGCCAGAAATCTCTACTGGGCactgaagaaggacaagaggACCGTTCCAGCAAAGACCAGTCCCACAATGCAACAAAGGAGGTTCTGCTGGAGGAAATTTTGGCCTTGGGCGGAGACGAGGATGATCTTGAGCTTGTCGCCAATGTTGATTCCGACAATGAAGAGGGACCTGGCATGAAATCTGCGTCGGCGCCCGAAAAATCCCTGGATAAGTCATTTCATGAGGAACTGACAAAGTTCGCCTTGAGCCTGGGCTTCCAGAACATACCCCGCGAGGATGACCTTGAAAGCGTGTCGTCTGAAAACCCCGTCGACGAGGAacaagacgaagaagacgacgaagaagaggacgacgacgcgGAACAAACAAAACAGGATGACAGCCAGGATCAGGAACAGCCTCTAGCCATTTCTGCCACAGTAAAAAGTGAGAGCACAACTACGACCGCCCAAGACACCCTGCGCGGGAAGAAAGGCAAGAACAAGCTG GGTTTTGAGCCCAGACCTGACTGGCATGCTCTCGACCTCGAGGGCCTACCTGCCTTCACACCATCTGCCGACGTTAGGCAATATTCTTCAGCGATTGCCAACCTCAAAGCTTACGCGGACGCTCTCTTGAAGGAGGACGCGGCAAGATACAACGCCCTCCAGGCCTCCAGCTCCACTCAGAAGTTCATGTCGACCATTATGTCTTCCGGCACCTTATCCGACAAGGTATCTGCCTTAACCTTGTCGATACAAGAGTCTCCTCTCCACAACCAGAAAGCCTTTGAAACCCTGATCGGGTTGGCCGGCAAGAAAAGCCGTAGTCAGGCACTCGCTGCCCTGGGCGCTCTAGTGGATCTGCTGGGCAATGGCACAGTTCTGCCAAGTAATCGCCGGCTTCGTCCGTTCAACATGCAACCCGCCTTGCTGGCCGCTTTACAAGATCAAGCTGTGCTGCATTGGGTTCAGGGCCAGAAGCTCCCAGCCAAGCTAACTGATTCTTACCTGATGATGTGGGCATACGAGGATTGGCTCAAAGCAGCGTATTTTCGCATTGTCCAGCTCCTCGAAATCTGGTCGACTGATCAGATTGAGCATTCGAGAATGCGCGCGCTGGAATTTGTTTTCACATTGCTCCGGGACAAGCCGGAACAAGAGGCCAATTTGTTGCGACTTCTTGTTAACAAACTCGGTGATCGCGAACGGAAAATTGCATCTCGGGCGTCATACCTCCTCTTGCAGTTGCTCAACATTCACCCTGCGATGAAAAGCATTGTCATCAGCACGGTAGAGCAAGAGGTTTTGCTCAAGCCAGGCCAAGGTCTGCGCACCAAATACTacgccatcatcaccctgAATCAAACCATCTTGAGCACCAAAGAGCCCGCTATAGCCAACACGCTACTCCGAATCTACTTCGAGgctttcctttccctcctcaaAACTGGCTCATTGGGAAACCTGGAAGCGCTAAATTCCGAGGACAAATCTGGCGGCAGCAACAGGAAAGCTAAGAAGGGCAAGCGAAATCACACCGAGGCTTCTGCCAACGAGCAGGATACGACACAAAAACTCGTATCCGCACTGCTTACTGGTGTCAATCGTGCGGTACCCTTCACTACCGCCGACGATGAGACCATGGAAAAACATCTCGATACCTTGTTTCGCATCACGCACTCGTCGAACTTCAACACCAGCGTGCAAGCACTCATGCTCATTCAACAGCTCGCCGTGACCAAACATCTCGCTGTTGACCGATTTTATCGGACATTGTACGAATCATTATTGGATCCCAGACTCATCACGTCATCGAAGCAAGCATTGTACATGAATCTACTTTTTCGAGCCCTGAAGAATGATGCCGACGTGCGGAGAGTGAAGGCTTTTGTCAAGAGATTGGTTCAGGTGCTTAACCTGCATCAGCCGTCCTTCGCATGCGGGGTGCTATATCTGATTTCCGAGCTGGAGAACATGTTTCCTGACCTTCATTCGTTGCTTACTGTTCCCGAGGAgaatgaagatgatggcgtGGAGGCTTACAAGGATGTCAATGATGATGCGGCTCTGCAGCGCAGTCTCTTGCGTGAAGACGCACCAACTTCCCGTCGTGCCACAGGATATGATGGACGAAAGAGAAATCCCGAGCATAGCAATGCGCACAGAAGCTGCTTGTGGGAATTG GCTCCTCTTCTATCTcatttccatccatccgtaCACGTTTATGCCAGTAACCTTCTCGTCCGTCAAAAGGGCCTGCCGAAGCCGGATTTGGCCAACCACAGCCTCATGCATTTCCTGGACAAGTTTGTCTACCGCAACCCCAAGATTACCGAGACCAAGCGCGGAAGCTCAATCATGCAGCCGGTCCTCGCTACTGGTGGCGCCTCCCAAACTGTCGTGTCCAGCAAAGATGGCGCCAAGAAGCAGCCTTCCGTCAACTCGGCCTCATTTTGGAATCTCAAACCAGGTCAGGTTTCCGCCGAAGATGTTTTCTTCCATGAGTATTTTGCTCGCATCGGCAAGCCTGGAGACATGGCAAAGAGCAAGAAAGCATCCAAGGAGAACAGTGGTCTGGACGGCGaagaacaagaggaagaaggcgaagacgAGATCTGGGAAGCATTGGTCAATTCTCGACCCGAGGTTGAGGGTGAGCTGGATGAAGACGAATCCGACCTCGGAATGGATGGATATGACGACTCAGACGAGGAGATGGACACTGTCGGCTTTGATATGGATGGCCCTCGCGAGGACTTCGAGGGATCTGACAGTGATGTGCCCTTTGAAGGCATTTTTGATGATTCGGATGACTCGGAAGAGGAAGCGGTGGTGGATGAGAGCGCTGGCGAGGAGGATGCTTCGAcggcaaagaagaagggcagaCTTAGCAGGAAGGAGATGAGGGGTCTGCCAACATTTGCCTCGGCCGATGATTACGCTGAGATGCTGGCTGGTGAGGATGGCATGGCCGACGATTAG
- a CDS encoding thioesterase, with the protein MSSRLASCLIRRRPAQSSRSVPAGILRTTPCRPYSSASHFNLATAPASPVRPFFFRAILSTLRFSFRALFLTTLGFVIAAAPAYDTMVAITSPPSDAETVSLFTPPDDDAQAKENFINSHPLTLSLRANPDFIESRPHMKIPEAWRKRNLTGGVLMGSGKVVVPPFSFSEKTGKNFVQISHVGTDLCGHMGVIHGGFLATMLDEGLARCCFPVLPFNVGMTAKLDINYKAPAVADQYLVLRATTVKVEGRKAWVEGHIETLPSKEGEEPTVLVTASALYISPKQAATMAKVYPVK; encoded by the exons ATGTCCTCTCGGCTTGCATCTTGCCTCATACGCCGCCGTCCCGCTCAGTCTTCACGCTCGGTTCCGGCTGGTATACTCCGGACCACACCTTGCCGGCCGTATTCGTCTGCCAGTCACTTCA ACCTGGCCACTGCCCCCGCATCGCCGGTTcggcctttcttctttcggGCGATTCTGTCTACCCTCCGCTTTTCTTTCCGTGCTCTGTTTCTCACAACACTCGGCTTTGTGATCGCGGCCGCGCCTGCCTACGACACCATGGTTGCCATCACTTCACCGCCCAGCGACGCCGAAACCGTCTCTCTATTTACCCCCCCGGATGATGACGCTCAGGCCAAGGAGAACTTTATCAACTCGCATCCCCTGACCCTCTCCCTGAGGGCCAATCCCGACTTCATCGAGTCACGTCCACACATGAAGATTCCTGAGGCATGGCGAAAACGAAATCTGACGGGTGGCGTCCTCATGGGTTCAGGAAAAGTGGTGGTTCCGCCCTTCAGCTTTTCCGAGAAGACAGGAAAGAACTTCGTGCAGATATCCCACGTTGGAACTGATCTGTGCGGTCACATGGGCGTTATCCATGGCGGTTTTCTGGCTACGATGCTCGATGAAGGTTTGGCCAGATGCTGCTTCCCCGTGTTGCCTTTCAACGTCGGCATGACGGCCAAGCTGGACATTAACTACAAAGCTCCCGCCGTGGCAGACCAGTATCTTGTCTTACGGGCCACCACCGTCAAGGTGGAAGGACGAAAGGCTTGGGTGGAAGGCCACATCGAGACACTCCCGtcgaaggaaggagaggagccAACCGTATTGGTGACAGCAAGCGCTCTCTACATCTCCCCCAAGCAAGCAGCG ACAATGGCAAAAGTGTATCCTGTCAAGTAG
- a CDS encoding adenylyl-sulfate kinase: MATNITWHPSLSRHERNQLRGQRGFTIWFTGLSASGKSTVATALEQHLLHIGLAAYRLDGDNVRFGLNKDLGFSEKDRNENIRRIAEVAKLFADSATIALTSFISPYRADRQIARDLHANATQAGDDVLPFIEVFVDVPLAEAEKRDPKGLYKKARAGEIKDFTGISAPYEAPESPEITIRTDLLSVEECVKKIVDYLAEAGLISGTKETR; the protein is encoded by the exons ATGGCGAC TAACATCACCTGGCATCCGTCGCTTTCGCGACATGAACGCAACCAGTTGCGTGGCCAGCGTGGTTTCACCATCTGGTTCACAGGCTTGTCCGCATCGGGAAAGTCGACGGTCGCAACCGCTCTTGAGCAGCATCTCTTGCACATCGGCCTGGCCGCTTACCGGCTGGATGGTGACAATGTGCGTTTCGGGCTGAATAAGGATCTTGGCTTCTCGGAAAAGGACCGCAATGAGAACATTCGGCGCATCGCAGAG GTAGCCAAGCTTTTTGCCGACTCTGCCACAATTGCCCTGACCTCGTTTATTTCTCCTTACCGCGCCGACCGTCAGATCGCGCGTGACCTCCACGCAAATGCGACACAGGCTGGAGATGACGTGCTTCCATTCATCGAAGTATTCGTTGACGTTCCTCTTGCTGAGGCCGAAAAGAGAGATCCCAAGGGGCTGTACAAGAAGGCCCGCGCTGGGGAAATCAAGGACTTCACTGGCATTTCGGCGCCCTACGAGGCACCAGAGTCGCCTGAAATTACCATCAGGACAGACCTTCTAAGCGTGGAGGAGTGCGTCAAGAAGATTGTAGATTACCTGGCCGAGGCTGGTCTCATCAGCGGAACTAAGGAGACAAGATAA
- the vma-5 gene encoding vacuolar membrane ATPase 5, with translation MAPTTRYSLVSLPVRIFDDEPLSELTSTIGQDNGDILEFSIPSFKIGTLDALVQHADDLTKLNAICEAVVSKVADSLAGILDGDEDKISQQKMVNDKPTDSYICSFQWNKVRYRAEKPLGELIENLQKDIQNIDNDVKAKFNQYNAVKTNLSALQRKQTGNLATKSLTPIVQPDVLIQDSEYLETHLIVVPLSARKDFLRSYETIAEMVVPRSALQIAQDDEFILFAVTTFKKTSADFLHKCREHKWTPRQYKYVEGGKEEEQRELERMVREEKKVWGEALHMGRSGWSESVMVWAHVLTLRVFVETVLRYGLPLEFVCALVKTIPKQAKKVKTALDKAYSYLGGNAFGRDKRGRFTKDDASLASEMAAAGYSAGDANEYTAYVYYEFEFP, from the exons ATGGCACCGACAACTCGCTACTCGCTCGTCTCTCTTCCTGTCCGCATCTTCGACGACGAGCCCCTCTCCGAGCTCACCTCCACCATTGGTCAGGACAATGGTGACATACTCGAGTTCTCCATACCCTCCTTCAAAATCGGTACACTTGATGCCTTGGTGCAGCATGCCGATGACCTGACAAAGCTCAACGCCATCTGTGAGGCAGTAGTGTCCAAAGTGGCCGATTCCCTGGCAGGCATTCTTGACGGGGACGAAGACAAGATATCGCAGCAAAAGATGGTGAACGATA AGCCCACGGACAGCTATATTTGCTCCTTCCAGTGGAACAAGGTTCGCTACCGCGCTGAAAAGCCCCTGGGCGAGTTGATCGAGAATCTACAGAAAGATATCCAGAACATCGATAACGATGTTAAGGCCAAGTTCAACCAGTATAATGCCGTGAAGACGAATTTATCTGCCTTGCAAAGAAAGCAGAC TGGTAACCTTGCAACCAAGTCCCTTACGCCCATAGTCCAGCCTGACGTCCTTATTCAAGACTCTGAATACCTGGAAACACACCTGATTGTGGTTCCTTTGAGTGCACGCAAAGACTTCCTTCGGAGCTACGAAACCATTGCCGAAATGGTTGTACCCAGGTCGGCTCTTCAGATCGCGCAAGATGACGAGTTCATCCTATTTGCCGTTACAACCTTCAAGAAAACCAGTGCCGACTTTTTGCACAAATGTCGCGAACACAAGTGGACACCCCGTCAATACAAGTACGTCGAGggtggaaaggaagaagagcaacGCGAGCTTGAGCGCATGGtcagggaagaaaaaaaagtctgGGGCGAAGCTTTGCACATGGGAAGGTCAGGTTGGAGTGAGAGCGTCATGGTCTGGGCACACGTCTTGACTTTACGTGTTTTTGTCGAGACAGTGCTGCGATACGGTCTGCCTCTGGAGTTTGTGTGTGCTCTTGTCAAG ACCATCCCCAAGCAGGCCAAGAAAGTCAAAACTGCTTTGGACAAGGCATACTCGTACCTCGGTGGAAATGCCTTCGGGAGAGACAAACGAGGGCGGTTTACTAAAGATGATGCCTCTTTAGCGTCGGAAATGGCCGCGGCAGGTTATTCCGCGGGCGATGCCAACGAGTACACGGCTTATGTGTATTATGAATTTGAATTTCCTTGA